From a single Miscanthus floridulus cultivar M001 chromosome 8, ASM1932011v1, whole genome shotgun sequence genomic region:
- the LOC136473230 gene encoding uncharacterized protein isoform X4 gives MQRTVGRLPPYRCLGAAPISSAHAPAQQPRHGSSSRRLDRGQAASRRRGCRFRPRPRTLVWLVAMAGRGGGSKSSSLYAVLGVASDCSDAELRSAYRKLAMKWHPDKCAVAGSSAGSADAAKARFQKIQGAYAVLSDPNKRILYDVGAYDGEGDDDGAGEILGDILEAMSQAGPADNGKGESLEDLQRQFEELFLRPSPSSFSPNDAAGKSASARRPTGSK, from the exons ATGCAGCGCACGGTCGGGCGCCTGCCACCCTATCGCTGCCTCGGCGCCGCGCCTATAAGTAGCGCGCATGCGCCGGCGCAGCAACCACGGCACGGCTCGAGCTCGCGGCGACTCGATCGGGGACAGGCAGCAAGTCGGCGGCGCGGCTGCAGGTTTCGTCCTCGACCTCGAACGTTGGTTTGGTTGGTTGCGATGGCCGGACGCGGAGGAGGCAGCAAGAGCAGCAGCCTGTACGCGGTGCTGGGCGTGGCCAGCGACTGCTCCGACGCCGAGCTGCGCAGCGCCTACCGCAAGCTCGCCATG AAATGGCACCCGGACAAGTGCGCCGTCGCAGGGAGCTCCGCCGGCAGCGCGGACGCGGCCAAGGCCAGGTTTCAGAAGATCCAAGGAGCGTACGCCG TTCTGTCCGACCCCAACAAGCGGATCCTGTATGACGTCGGGGCCTACGACGGCGAAGGCGACGATGAC GGCGCCGGGGAGATCCTCGGAGATATTCTGGAGGCCATGAGCCAGGCAGGCCCCGCC GACAACGGCAAGGGGGAGAGCCTGGAGGACCTGCAGCGGCAATTCGAGGAGCTGTTCCTGAGGCCGTCGCCGTCCTCCTTCTCGCCG AACGATGCAGCTGGGAAGTCGGCGTCCGCGAGGAGGCCTACCGGGAGCAAGTAG
- the LOC136473230 gene encoding uncharacterized protein isoform X1 has translation MQRTVGRLPPYRCLGAAPISSAHAPAQQPRHGSSSRRLDRGQAASRRRGCRFRPRPRTLVWLVAMAGRGGGSKSSSLYAVLGVASDCSDAELRSAYRKLAMKWHPDKCAVAGSSAGSADAAKARFQKIQGAYAVLSDPNKRILYDVGAYDGEGDDDGAGEILGDILEAMSQAGPADNGKGESLEDLQRQFEELFLRPSPSSFSPVRLIIFMSPSPSGVRSAFSAYRCSWTWATPAPVRGARRCRDGDRSGPSGRQPPRRFPANGPGLVWRRRRYLGIYVVLIAWAT, from the exons ATGCAGCGCACGGTCGGGCGCCTGCCACCCTATCGCTGCCTCGGCGCCGCGCCTATAAGTAGCGCGCATGCGCCGGCGCAGCAACCACGGCACGGCTCGAGCTCGCGGCGACTCGATCGGGGACAGGCAGCAAGTCGGCGGCGCGGCTGCAGGTTTCGTCCTCGACCTCGAACGTTGGTTTGGTTGGTTGCGATGGCCGGACGCGGAGGAGGCAGCAAGAGCAGCAGCCTGTACGCGGTGCTGGGCGTGGCCAGCGACTGCTCCGACGCCGAGCTGCGCAGCGCCTACCGCAAGCTCGCCATG AAATGGCACCCGGACAAGTGCGCCGTCGCAGGGAGCTCCGCCGGCAGCGCGGACGCGGCCAAGGCCAGGTTTCAGAAGATCCAAGGAGCGTACGCCG TTCTGTCCGACCCCAACAAGCGGATCCTGTATGACGTCGGGGCCTACGACGGCGAAGGCGACGATGAC GGCGCCGGGGAGATCCTCGGAGATATTCTGGAGGCCATGAGCCAGGCAGGCCCCGCC GACAACGGCAAGGGGGAGAGCCTGGAGGACCTGCAGCGGCAATTCGAGGAGCTGTTCCTGAGGCCGTCGCCGTCCTCCTTCTCGCCGGTGCGTCTCATCATATTCATGTCGCCCAGTCCCTCTGGGGTCCGTTCGGCATTCTCAGCATATAGATGCTCCTGGACCTGGGCCACGCCTGCGCCGGTGCGCGGGGCCAGGCGATGCCGCGACGGTGACAGGTCGGGTCCGTCCGGCCGTCAACCTCCGCGTCGCTTTCCGGCGAATGGCCCCGGCCTGGTCTGGCGGCGGCGTCGTTATTTAGGAATTTACGTCGTGCTAATTGCGTGGGCCACATGA
- the LOC136473230 gene encoding uncharacterized protein isoform X2, translating into MQRTVGRLPPYRCLGAAPISSAHAPAQQPRHGSSSRRLDRGQAASRRRGCRFRPRPRTLVWLVAMAGRGGGSKSSSLYAVLGVASDCSDAELRSAYRKLAMKWHPDKCAVAGSSAGSADAAKARFQKIQGAYAVLSDPNKRILYDVGAYDGEGDDDLNFCFPRLAGRRGDPRRYSGGHEPGRPRRQRQGGEPGGPAAAIRGAVPEAVAVLLLAAERCSWEVGVREEAYREQVDCGVWYKAAL; encoded by the exons ATGCAGCGCACGGTCGGGCGCCTGCCACCCTATCGCTGCCTCGGCGCCGCGCCTATAAGTAGCGCGCATGCGCCGGCGCAGCAACCACGGCACGGCTCGAGCTCGCGGCGACTCGATCGGGGACAGGCAGCAAGTCGGCGGCGCGGCTGCAGGTTTCGTCCTCGACCTCGAACGTTGGTTTGGTTGGTTGCGATGGCCGGACGCGGAGGAGGCAGCAAGAGCAGCAGCCTGTACGCGGTGCTGGGCGTGGCCAGCGACTGCTCCGACGCCGAGCTGCGCAGCGCCTACCGCAAGCTCGCCATG AAATGGCACCCGGACAAGTGCGCCGTCGCAGGGAGCTCCGCCGGCAGCGCGGACGCGGCCAAGGCCAGGTTTCAGAAGATCCAAGGAGCGTACGCCG TTCTGTCCGACCCCAACAAGCGGATCCTGTATGACGTCGGGGCCTACGACGGCGAAGGCGACGATGAC CTTAACTTTTGTTTTCCGCGTCTGGCAGGGCGCCGGGGAGATCCTCGGAGATATTCTGGAGGCCATGAGCCAGGCAGGCCCCGCC GACAACGGCAAGGGGGAGAGCCTGGAGGACCTGCAGCGGCAATTCGAGGAGCTGTTCCTGAGGCCGTCGCCGTCCTCCTTCTCGCCG CAGAACGATGCAGCTGGGAAGTCGGCGTCCGCGAGGAGGCCTACCGGGAGCAAGTAGACTGCGGCGTATGGTATAAAGCCGCATTGTAG
- the LOC136473230 gene encoding uncharacterized protein isoform X3 produces MQRTVGRLPPYRCLGAAPISSAHAPAQQPRHGSSSRRLDRGQAASRRRGCRFRPRPRTLVWLVAMAGRGGGSKSSSLYAVLGVASDCSDAELRSAYRKLAMKWHPDKCAVAGSSAGSADAAKARFQKIQGAYAVLSDPNKRILYDVGAYDGEGDDDGAGEILGDILEAMSQAGPADNGKGESLEDLQRQFEELFLRPSPSSFSPQNDAAGKSASARRPTGSK; encoded by the exons ATGCAGCGCACGGTCGGGCGCCTGCCACCCTATCGCTGCCTCGGCGCCGCGCCTATAAGTAGCGCGCATGCGCCGGCGCAGCAACCACGGCACGGCTCGAGCTCGCGGCGACTCGATCGGGGACAGGCAGCAAGTCGGCGGCGCGGCTGCAGGTTTCGTCCTCGACCTCGAACGTTGGTTTGGTTGGTTGCGATGGCCGGACGCGGAGGAGGCAGCAAGAGCAGCAGCCTGTACGCGGTGCTGGGCGTGGCCAGCGACTGCTCCGACGCCGAGCTGCGCAGCGCCTACCGCAAGCTCGCCATG AAATGGCACCCGGACAAGTGCGCCGTCGCAGGGAGCTCCGCCGGCAGCGCGGACGCGGCCAAGGCCAGGTTTCAGAAGATCCAAGGAGCGTACGCCG TTCTGTCCGACCCCAACAAGCGGATCCTGTATGACGTCGGGGCCTACGACGGCGAAGGCGACGATGAC GGCGCCGGGGAGATCCTCGGAGATATTCTGGAGGCCATGAGCCAGGCAGGCCCCGCC GACAACGGCAAGGGGGAGAGCCTGGAGGACCTGCAGCGGCAATTCGAGGAGCTGTTCCTGAGGCCGTCGCCGTCCTCCTTCTCGCCG CAGAACGATGCAGCTGGGAAGTCGGCGTCCGCGAGGAGGCCTACCGGGAGCAAGTAG